In Erigeron canadensis isolate Cc75 chromosome 1, C_canadensis_v1, whole genome shotgun sequence, a single window of DNA contains:
- the LOC122587768 gene encoding acyl-CoA-binding domain-containing protein 1-like, whose translation MEAGSTSSSSSDPSPSVEGNGASSPASTNNPFPHILIIGMMPNEGRVQYSSGNILKEILQPQQVVSQPSTSASQLALAHTDNKAGQHKHLMKRRVRFGDARYQQVGPSQVKPVDRQNDDDDWEGVECTELDEAFGAATAFVAAVKVFSGEVKLRLYGLYKIATQGPCTVPQPSAIKITSRAKWNAWNKLGAMPPEEAMQKYLEIITELYPTWADGSTCKQRDGDSNESSSKDARPMGPVFSSFIHEEESGNELKLDAIHDFAREGDMENLLKCVETGVSVDGKDSEGRTPLHWAVDRGHIGVAELLLSRNADVNLQDNQGQTPLHYAAVCEREAIAELLVKRNAGTGTKDGDGKYPCDLSDSNWPWIQP comes from the exons ATGGAAGCTGGTTCAACTTCTTCATCCTCCAGCGACCCATCTCCCTCCGTTGAGGGTAATGGTGCAAGCTCCCCAGCAAGCACCAACAACCCCTTTCCTCATATTCTCATTATTGGCATGATGCCAAATGAAGGAAGAGTTCAATACTCTTCTGGGAATATTTTGAAGGAGATATTG CAACCTCAACAAGTTGTCTCTCAACCTTCTACTTCAGCTTCTCAACTAGCTCTGGCCCATACTGACAATAAAGCTGGTCAGCATAAGCATCTAATGAAAAGACGCGTCAGGTTCGGTGATGCTCGATATCAGCAAGTAGGACCTTCTCAGGTCAAACCTGTTGATAGACAG aatgatgatgatgattgggaAGGTGTAGAATGTACGGAATTGGATGAAGCTTTTGGTGCTGCTACGGCTTTTGTGGCGGCGGTGAAGGTTTTTTCCGGTGAAGTGAAGTTGAGGCTTTATGGTTTGTATAAGATTGCTACTCAAGGTCCTTGTACTGTTCCTCAACCTTCTGCTATTAAAATCACCTCCAGAGCTAAATG GAATGCATGGAATAAACTAGGTGCTATGCCTCCAGAAGAAGCGATGCAGAAATATTTGGAGATTATTACGGAGTTATATCCTACTTGGGCTGATGGTTCTACCTGT AAGCAAAGAGACGGGGATTCTAACGAATCATCAAGTAAGGATGCTAGACCAATGGGACCTGTTTTCAGCTCTTTTATACACGAGGAGGAATCTGGAAATGAGTT AAAGTTGGATGCTATACATGACTTTGCAAGAGAAGGTGATATGGAGAACTTGCTTAAATGTGTTGAGACTGGTGTTTCAGTGGATGGAAAAG ATAGCGAAGGTCGAACACCTCTGCATTGGGCTGTTGATCGTGGCCATATTGGTGTTGCAGAATTGCTATTGAGCAGGAATGCTGATGTAAACTTGCAG GACAACCAAGGCCAAACACCACTGCATTATGCTGCTGTTTGCGAGAGAGAAGCAATTGCTGAGTTACTCGTGAAGAGAAATGCCGGAACAGGTACAAAAGATGGTGATGGGAAGTATCCTTGTGATCTATCTGATTCAAACTGGCCATGGATCCAACCTTAG